The sequence CTTGCGGAACTCCTCGTAGTTCTGGCAAGACTTTTCAAATTTATGGAAGGAATTCTCTAAGTCCAGATATTGAGAAAGCAACGGTGAAATCAGAATTAAATAATGGAATTTCCCTGCTAAATGAGGTAAAAGACACGTTACACTAAGTTTCTGTTGTGAGATCAGTGAAGTTTCATCAGTTATCGGAATCGTCGCAGAGGTTGATAATTCTTCTCTATCTACGCTTAATGATTTGATTTCTTTAACTTCCCCTATTGCTTGTTCTTCTTGCCATTCTCCCAAAAAATAAAAAGTTATTATTCTTTGAGAATCTTTGACTAAATTTTGCTCATTTGATAGAGTCGTATCAGTGGTTGGTAGTTCTTCCAAATCGTTCCGAAATTTGACTACCTTACCTTCCACTATTGCTTGAGCTTCTTGCCATTCTGCTAAAAGGTAAAAACCTGCAAATATTTTTTGTAAGTGTTCGCATTGTTCACATAAATTTTGAAAACCTACACATACTTCATGAAATAATTCATCTGAGCGATCTGGGTGAACAAACATTTCATATTCTGATTCCAATTTTTTAGTTAGCACTTCTGTCACCCCACCTAGTTCTTCATAATCTTCTAGGGTAAGAGTGCGACTTTCATAGTCATTTTTCTCTGAAAGCTTGTTGTAAAGCTCATCTAGGATCAAAGAAACTAAGGGTAGTGCTCCTTGCGTTCGCCCTACTTCATCCAGCAACTTATCTACTAAGTAGTTATGATCCTTATCTAACTCAAAATTTATCGCTTTTACTGTAGCAGGTTCTTCTATCGCCTTTTGTAACTCTGATCGAGTTATTTCTAGATCAGCAAACTTAGCTTCTGTCCAATATTGCTTGAGGGCAGAGTCTTGAAATTGCGGTTCAAAATCTGAACGTACTGTCAATACAATCCGTAACCATTCTGAATTTTGATTTATTGTCTGTATCAGCCATTTAATAAAATTCTCTCGCTCTTTCTCATCTTTACAAAGGGTAATTAGTTCTTCAAACTGGTCAATTACTAACAGCCGCTTATCACCAAGCCATTTAAGGCTATGGTTCTTCCATTCAAATAATTTGTGGTCAAGTTCTTTGTTTTCTTTTTGAAATGAATTAATTGAATCCGACGTATTAGACTCCCCAAATAACAACAAATTAAGCCTCTTAAATATCTTATTTAACCAGGGAGTTTTATCTTCCTCTTGTTGCTCATAAGTTTGCTTAGGAGTAGTAAAACGAAGTATCTGGTCTAAGCTATCATTCAACGCTTTAATTGGAGATTCTCCAATACGGACTTTAATATACCACTGCTTTTTCGAGTCATATAACTGTGTTTCTAACTGCTTTTGTAATTCTTTCAGCTGCTTTCTAGACTGTTCTTGCAAGTTCTTCAACTGGTCTGCTAAATTTTTGCTATTTTCATTTAATTTTAGTTCTAATTGATTTTTAGCATTTAATTTATTTTCTTCTAATTTTACTTCTAACTCTGAATCATTCTGTAACTCTATTTGTTTTTCTATTTCTTTTAAATCTTCTAAAATTTGTAAAAACTGACTTGATTCTATCCTTATTTTTTTCTGTATAGACGCTAGCTGTTTACTCGTTTTTGCTTCTTCTAATTGATTATTAATTTTCTTTGTATCCTTCTGCTTTTGGTTTATTTCTTTTATACTTTTTTCCGTTTCCTGTAGAGGTTTTATAAATCCAATTAAATCTGTCAAATACTGACTTGATTCTATTTTTAATTTTTCTTGCCAATCTATTAATTTCTGACTTGTATTTGCTTTTACTAATTGTTCTTTCAAGTCTTCTTCTTGTTTATTTAAATCTTCTAAATTATTTTTTTGTGTATTTAAGTATTTTATTCTATCTTTTAAATTTTCTAATTGCTCTTCTTGATCCTGCAATTCCTCCAACTTTAATTGTTTTTTTAAGTACTCTAACTGCTCCGTTCTCCAGTTAGGAATTAATCCTGCCTTGACTAAGCTGGACTTACCTGTTCCAGGAGCGCCTACAACTACAGTCAAAGCATTTTGATCGACTTTCTCATAAAGCATTTTGATCTGTCTGTTTCTCCCAAAGAACAAGTGACTGTGTTCTTCTTCATAGGACTCCAATCCTCGGTAAGGATTATTTTCTGCGTTTAACGCTGGTGCATTCTCCAGTTTATTTAGCTCAAACCCAGGCAATAAAAAAATATATTCCCCTTTGCCGTGTTTCTTCAAGTGCCAGATTTCTGGGGTTTGTCGTTCGTATAGCTCTTCGCTTGGTGGCTCAACTTCATCGCGCAAATATGAATAAAGTTTGGTTGCTGTGATAATGTCACTGCTAAAGACATTTTTGCGTTTTTGTTCTTCTATTTGTCCTTTTAATACCCCTAAAAGTGCCGCAGCAAATGGAGAGTGTTTTCCATCGTCTTTTTGCCCTCGCTGTCCTAATAAATCCGAGGCTGTCTGATCTTGAGCTGCTGAAGTAATAACTTGCCATGCAGGATCTTTAATGAAGCGATCATAGCGTTGTTTATAGAGTGTGACATTCTCAGGAGTAGCTTTTCTCGTAAGGCTTGCCCAGCGGAATGAGCCAGCAAAGCAACAGTCTAAAATTGCCAACATATGACGACATTCGAGATTGATTAGGGCATCATGACATTCTTGCATTGTTATGTAGGTTATTGTATTATCAATAACGGCATTTTGAGGTATTAAGAAACCTGCTAGTTCTTTCCTATCGTCATAAGGATCTTTACCAATTCCATGCCCAGCAAAGTAGAAGAAAAGACGATCTTTGTTCGTAATATTTTCTTTTTTGTCGTCAACAGTTATTTGATTTTTTTTTAAGTCTTCAAACACTTCTTCAAGCTTTTCTTTAGTGGCTTGTTCATTTGTAAGCAACTGAACTTTATAGCCATATCTATCTTTGAGAATTTCACAAATTTTCTCTGCATCGTTAACAGCCGTCTCTAAAGGCTTTTTTTCATAGTTATTAATTCCAACAACGATTGCAAAACTATTCTCAAATTCATCACTCGATTTAGATGTTGATGAAACTAGGCTGCGCTGTTGAGTGGGAGTTAGTTGCTCTTGAGAGGTTGAATTTAGTTCAGGAACAGAGGGAGGTTGGGACGGTAGGCTATCTTTTTGCTCACTTATGTGTATTACTACATCTTCTTTTAAAGCGGTCGAAATATACTGCTCAATTTTTTTTTTCGGCGCTAGTGCTTCACTTAATGCCTTCAAACCTTCTGAATTATCTACAAAATAAGTCAAATGATCACAAGCTACTTCTTTGTTGAGAATAATCTCTCTCCCTTCTGGAAGTTTCTTAATGCTATTCACTTCCACAGCAATATCATTCGGTTGACCAAGGAAAGGAAATTCTACAACTTGAGTACCTAACTTTTGTATCAGTCGCTTTAATTTACTAGCTTGTTTTCCTTCTTGCTCCATAGCCGCCCGGATAATAGAGGTATTACCAGCAATCACTGAATAAGGAATACCTGGGTTAGGACTTGCAGCCAAATTTTTGAGAAAATCAGAATTAGGCTTCATTTCGTCTAGAGTGACATCTACTGCTTCTATCGCACTAACTAGACACCCTAAAATTTTTACTGGCCAAGCAACGCTCGAAAGGCTATTAAGTCCAATTCCCAAAGCTAATGTTGCTAAATCTTGAACCGTTGGCCAAGGAGAACCTGCGTTAGGAGTACCTAACATCACTAAATGTTGGACAATTTGATTACCTTCTTCTCGCTCAATAAACCAACGGGAAACTAACCCTCCCATTGAATGAGCGACAATCTGTAAAGTTTTACCGTGGTTAGCTGTTAGTCCCACTTTTACCAGTTCTGCCTTGAGAATACGAGCAATCTCTGAGATTGATGTATTAATGTTTTCGTAGTCAAAGGTTAGAATTAGGTCATAACATTCATTGAGAGAGCGTTGTTGTCCATCTATAGTCGCTTTAGCTCGTTGAACGCTCTTGACCATATCTTTGGTATCACCCAGAATGCCATGAACATAAAGCAAAATGTTTGTTGCTGTTTTGACCTGTGCTGGGATATCTTCTACCAGGGTTACAGTTTGATTTTCAGCGACTTTAACTGCTTTTAAATAATAGTTTTCAGATTTTCGCCCCAGCTTTTCGCTAACTACTTTCACAAAACAGATCCAAATGGAGCCTTGTACGCTTCTATCTGTGCTGTATGGATTTGGCAATCGTTCTAACTGAATTTCCGTTCCGCCCTCTTGTGTTCTTTTTGCTCTACCTAAAGGTAGGAAAAAATCTCCGTCATAGGTTATAGGCAAAAGGTGTTCACTTTCTTTTAGAGAAATATCAGCTAACAATCTTAAAGGATTCTCTTTAGTAACAGATTCGGGGTTCTCTACATCAGTAAGTTCCAACACACTTAACCTCGGATCAGTACCGCGACTATTAGTAAATTCGACAGTTTGAGTTATTTGAGAATCTTCTCGCAAGATGGGAGGTAAAATTATATTCCCCAAATTCCGACTGGCTTGAGATACGCTAGTTAACCGAGTATTTGCTTTTAAGCTCGGATGAGGTTGTAACCTGATTCCTGAACCTAAATCATTCGGGTTTATGTCAGAAATAGGAGTTTTATCTAAAGGACGGATAGTAGTAATTGTAACTTGTGTAGTAATCCAATCTTCTAGATATTCTGCTGGGGTTTCAGACTTCGCCGCACGATCATAAACCCGATTCATTAAACGATTTAGGGTACTTTTATGAATAAGCCCTCGATCTATTCCTCTGTCTGCATCGTTAGTCCGAGATGGATCGAGTTCTGCCTGATTTAGCAATCTAGCATCAAACTCAGAGGTGCTAACAATCAATTTAAAGATATCTGTATACTCAGTAATTCTTTGCTTCCATAAAGAATCTGGCACTTCGGTTTTTAGAAATACATTCTTATTAGCCCAAGCTTCCTGCCCTGGCTCAAGCTTTACGCTACCTGCTTCAAAAAAATCGTAACTACTTATATCGAAAAGCTCTGCAAGGTCGAGTAAAGCACAATAAAGTGTCTTGTCACTTTTATTAATTAGTTTTATTTTAAATGCATGATCGTATCTATTTCCATCTATCTCCTTATACTCCAAGCGGACATCCTTTGATTGTAGAAATAATTCATTATATTTTTGATTTCTAAAATGAAATTCCATCTGCACATCATGTAATTGAATCAAACCATTACCTGAACTTCCAAGTTCAGCTATTACATTCCAACGTGCAATATGTTCTAAGCATTGAATGGCTTTTTGGGCATTCTCTTGAGTATAACCATCAATCTGATTGACTAGAGGGCGGTCGTCTTGAAGCCGGGCAATTACATATTGATTCTTACGGCACAGCAGACGATACCTTATATCTTTGCTGTCTTTGTTCTGCTCTTCACGGACATAGGCCGACGGGTTGTCGTCAGGAGTTCTATGCTGAATGGCATTTCGTGCAAGATTTACCCCCTCTTCATCTCCTTCTAAGTAAACCCCTAAAGGTGGTAATGGTAGGCTAGTGATAACGGCTTTAAAAGTTTGGTCAGTAGCTAAGTTTTCAACACCACTAATTTCAATCTTACTTACAGATGACAATACTTGAGTTACTTTAGCTGTACCAATAGATTTAGATGAGTGGCGCAGGTCTTCAGTGTGGCTATCAAAGGTAAAGAGTGCTAGTGAAGTTGTTTCTTCCCTAGAAGGAAGTTGTATTCCATGAACAGCGCCCCCTTCAATTACCCAACCATATTTTTCGTTATGGCTAACTATAAAATAAGGCTCACGTTCTGCGATCGCACCATTCAGGAAAAGTTGATTTTCATCATTTGAACTATTCAATTCAAGTTGAGGAGACTGTTCGATAACTTGGCTACTAACTAAGGCTTTTGCCCGTCCCAACAAATCTCGATAGGTGAGGTTTCCCTTAGCTTGATGCAACGTATCTAATAAATAGTAAGAAAAAGCTCCCCGTGTTTGACCATCTCTATCAATTTCCTTCGCCTTCTGAGTAGCTTGACAAGCACTAAGAAGAACATGACGACCTCTAGGTATTTTCAAGCCAGTGGAATAATGTTCTTTGTTACTAGAATTAAATAGTGTTTTTAATTCTTCAAGTTTAACGATAAACTCTTCCGGGGGGCGGTTTCGCTTATCTGTACTTGCAAGGCGTACTCCTGTTTCTTGTAATGTATCTCTAGTACCAGAACCCGAATGGCAGCAATCAAGGATAATAGATATGTGTGGCTGATTTTCTGAAAGTTCAGAAATAAGTTTTGCCAATTCTTTATCGGCTAAATCCCACCCCTCATTAGTTCGGCTATCATAACAGACCAAGGTTTCATTCAGTCGATTTAGCCCAATATCCACAAACTCTTCTGGTGCCTGCTCTTGAGAACCATGCCCACTGAAGTAGAACAGAACTGTATCACTGCTCTTAGCTTGACGCAAGTCATTCCGAAACTCATGAATAATAGCTGCACGAGTTGCTTCTTGATTTTTAAGTGTCTTCAGATGTAATGTATAACCTTCCTGTGTAACTCTTTGTTTTAAATACTGTTCCATTGCTGTAATATCATTAACACATCCCTTCAAAGGTGGTATTGAAGTAACAGAATTTGAATCATATTCATCA comes from Nostoc sp. 'Lobaria pulmonaria (5183) cyanobiont' and encodes:
- a CDS encoding nSTAND1 domain-containing NTPase translates to MTNNIYALLVGIDEYDSNSVTSIPPLKGCVNDITAMEQYLKQRVTQEGYTLHLKTLKNQEATRAAIIHEFRNDLRQAKSSDTVLFYFSGHGSQEQAPEEFVDIGLNRLNETLVCYDSRTNEGWDLADKELAKLISELSENQPHISIILDCCHSGSGTRDTLQETGVRLASTDKRNRPPEEFIVKLEELKTLFNSSNKEHYSTGLKIPRGRHVLLSACQATQKAKEIDRDGQTRGAFSYYLLDTLHQAKGNLTYRDLLGRAKALVSSQVIEQSPQLELNSSNDENQLFLNGAIAEREPYFIVSHNEKYGWVIEGGAVHGIQLPSREETTSLALFTFDSHTEDLRHSSKSIGTAKVTQVLSSVSKIEISGVENLATDQTFKAVITSLPLPPLGVYLEGDEEGVNLARNAIQHRTPDDNPSAYVREEQNKDSKDIRYRLLCRKNQYVIARLQDDRPLVNQIDGYTQENAQKAIQCLEHIARWNVIAELGSSGNGLIQLHDVQMEFHFRNQKYNELFLQSKDVRLEYKEIDGNRYDHAFKIKLINKSDKTLYCALLDLAELFDISSYDFFEAGSVKLEPGQEAWANKNVFLKTEVPDSLWKQRITEYTDIFKLIVSTSEFDARLLNQAELDPSRTNDADRGIDRGLIHKSTLNRLMNRVYDRAAKSETPAEYLEDWITTQVTITTIRPLDKTPISDINPNDLGSGIRLQPHPSLKANTRLTSVSQASRNLGNIILPPILREDSQITQTVEFTNSRGTDPRLSVLELTDVENPESVTKENPLRLLADISLKESEHLLPITYDGDFFLPLGRAKRTQEGGTEIQLERLPNPYSTDRSVQGSIWICFVKVVSEKLGRKSENYYLKAVKVAENQTVTLVEDIPAQVKTATNILLYVHGILGDTKDMVKSVQRAKATIDGQQRSLNECYDLILTFDYENINTSISEIARILKAELVKVGLTANHGKTLQIVAHSMGGLVSRWFIEREEGNQIVQHLVMLGTPNAGSPWPTVQDLATLALGIGLNSLSSVAWPVKILGCLVSAIEAVDVTLDEMKPNSDFLKNLAASPNPGIPYSVIAGNTSIIRAAMEQEGKQASKLKRLIQKLGTQVVEFPFLGQPNDIAVEVNSIKKLPEGREIILNKEVACDHLTYFVDNSEGLKALSEALAPKKKIEQYISTALKEDVVIHISEQKDSLPSQPPSVPELNSTSQEQLTPTQQRSLVSSTSKSSDEFENSFAIVVGINNYEKKPLETAVNDAEKICEILKDRYGYKVQLLTNEQATKEKLEEVFEDLKKNQITVDDKKENITNKDRLFFYFAGHGIGKDPYDDRKELAGFLIPQNAVIDNTITYITMQECHDALINLECRHMLAILDCCFAGSFRWASLTRKATPENVTLYKQRYDRFIKDPAWQVITSAAQDQTASDLLGQRGQKDDGKHSPFAAALLGVLKGQIEEQKRKNVFSSDIITATKLYSYLRDEVEPPSEELYERQTPEIWHLKKHGKGEYIFLLPGFELNKLENAPALNAENNPYRGLESYEEEHSHLFFGRNRQIKMLYEKVDQNALTVVVGAPGTGKSSLVKAGLIPNWRTEQLEYLKKQLKLEELQDQEEQLENLKDRIKYLNTQKNNLEDLNKQEEDLKEQLVKANTSQKLIDWQEKLKIESSQYLTDLIGFIKPLQETEKSIKEINQKQKDTKKINNQLEEAKTSKQLASIQKKIRIESSQFLQILEDLKEIEKQIELQNDSELEVKLEENKLNAKNQLELKLNENSKNLADQLKNLQEQSRKQLKELQKQLETQLYDSKKQWYIKVRIGESPIKALNDSLDQILRFTTPKQTYEQQEEDKTPWLNKIFKRLNLLLFGESNTSDSINSFQKENKELDHKLFEWKNHSLKWLGDKRLLVIDQFEELITLCKDEKERENFIKWLIQTINQNSEWLRIVLTVRSDFEPQFQDSALKQYWTEAKFADLEITRSELQKAIEEPATVKAINFELDKDHNYLVDKLLDEVGRTQGALPLVSLILDELYNKLSEKNDYESRTLTLEDYEELGGVTEVLTKKLESEYEMFVHPDRSDELFHEVCVGFQNLCEQCEHLQKIFAGFYLLAEWQEAQAIVEGKVVKFRNDLEELPTTDTTLSNEQNLVKDSQRIITFYFLGEWQEEQAIGEVKEIKSLSVDREELSTSATIPITDETSLISQQKLSVTCLLPHLAGKFHYLILISPLLSQYLDLENSFHKFEKSCQNYEEFRKLYEQHKESYQKWDKTIQNVMLRMVAVDSQLARRPVLRSELEYSHPEENKRVNEVIEAFVKARLLVQEQNIVEPVHDVVVLKWGRLITWKKDADENVPLSLRRRLKHDTEDWQENEKEQKYLWDKDHRLVLLEKVSNSNDNWLNKLEDEFVKESLKKRQIQKDEELSEDIESLSITRKAAISSKAEQEYKNFINSEQLDRDLQSLREKTIRNVMLRMVVVDGVELARRRVLKSELVYPKPEENERVNQVVEAFISADLLLRTSQGEKIYVEPNCDLVQAWDRLRIWTQNQKEHLILLRWLTPEAVSWQDNNKEPSFLWSRNRHLDSLEQVVKSDDNWLNQLENEFVNKSIDKKRSDLTKSRILRGSSLILPVTLFFGIFSSIQKSSNNQNLVVNVSPISTPSSTPQFERDREISSGEKILTTPDQLTWLKQAGVQASATNNFDKAVKYLKEYRDKQSNDPEALIYLNNAMIGNHKSYMIATSVPVSSDINSALEMLRGVAQAQDEINKKGGINGILLKVLIADDNDDKDIAKKLVKNSDVLGVVEHFSRDVTLEAEKIYHAGKLVAISPISASTKLTGSSNYIFCTAPNDSKVAKSLVGYMRSKLGKKNAAVLYNSKSASSESLKSEFEKFLSKEGGQVSSVFDLSAPNFKANKSIEESINTGAEVLVLLPNTGKLDDTLQVVKANKANKKQLPLLGGEDVYTPKVLEEGKDYAVGMVIAVPWHILVPHNNYNFPQDSRKLWKADVNWRTAMSYNATVALIEGLKKTSTPPTREGLAQILGSPDFTAMGATGEVKFDAKGDRNQGIQLVEIKPNTKSRSKSGYDFVPIP